The proteins below come from a single Fusobacterium nucleatum genomic window:
- the yqeH gene encoding ribosome biogenesis GTPase YqeH, with protein MTKKCVGCGVELQNTDKNLQGYTPKPINTKEDVYCQRCFQLKHYGKYSVNKMTREDYRNEVGKLLDNVKLVIAVFDIIDFEGSFDVEILDILREKDSIVVVNKLDLIPDEKHPSEVANWVKDRLAEESIVPLDIAIVSTKNGYGVNGVFRKIKHFYPDGVNAMVIGVTNVGKSSVINRLLGKKIATVSKYPGTTIKNTLNMIPFTNIGLYDTPGLIPEGRASDLVCDNCAQKIIPSGEISRKTFKAKYNRMIMIGNLVKFKILNNEEIKPIFSIYAAKDVQFHETTIEKAKELEAGNFFTIPCECCKEEYNKHKKVNKTLTINTGEELVFKGLAWVSVKRGPLNIQITLPEEIEISIREAFINPRR; from the coding sequence ATGACGAAAAAGTGTGTAGGTTGTGGTGTAGAATTACAAAACACTGACAAAAATTTACAAGGATATACTCCTAAACCCATTAATACTAAGGAAGATGTATATTGTCAAAGATGTTTCCAATTAAAGCATTATGGAAAATATTCTGTAAATAAAATGACAAGAGAAGATTATAGAAATGAAGTGGGAAAGCTTCTTGATAATGTTAAACTTGTTATTGCAGTGTTTGACATTATAGACTTTGAAGGTTCTTTTGATGTTGAAATTTTAGATATTTTAAGAGAAAAAGATTCCATAGTTGTAGTAAACAAATTAGATTTAATTCCTGATGAAAAACATCCATCAGAAGTTGCTAACTGGGTAAAAGATAGACTCGCTGAGGAAAGTATAGTACCTCTTGATATAGCAATAGTTAGTACAAAAAATGGTTATGGAGTAAATGGAGTTTTTAGAAAAATCAAACATTTTTATCCAGATGGTGTGAATGCTATGGTTATTGGTGTTACTAATGTTGGAAAATCTAGTGTTATAAATAGACTTTTAGGTAAAAAAATTGCAACAGTTTCAAAATATCCAGGAACAACAATAAAAAATACTTTAAATATGATACCATTTACTAATATAGGTTTATATGATACTCCTGGTTTGATTCCAGAGGGCAGAGCTTCTGATTTAGTGTGTGATAACTGTGCCCAAAAAATTATTCCATCAGGAGAAATTTCAAGAAAAACATTTAAAGCAAAATACAATAGAATGATAATGATAGGAAATCTAGTTAAATTTAAAATTTTAAACAATGAAGAGATTAAACCTATATTTTCTATTTATGCAGCAAAAGATGTACAATTTCATGAAACTACAATAGAAAAAGCTAAAGAATTGGAAGCAGGAAACTTCTTTACTATACCTTGTGAATGTTGTAAGGAAGAATATAATAAGCATAAAAAAGTAAATAAAACTTTAACAATTAATACAGGAGAGGAGCTAGTATTTAAAGGTTTGGCTTGGGTATCAGTTAAAAGAGGACCACTTAATATTCAAATTACTTTACCAGAAGAAATTGAAATATCTATTAGAGAAGCCTTTATAAATCCTAGAAGATAG
- a CDS encoding esterase/lipase family protein, with protein MNYRIALVHGFFRNYKDMEDLENNLMNMGYTVDNLNFPLTFPPIEMSINILKEYLLSLKEKGINKQNEIVLIGFGFGGVLIKETLKLEEVKGIVDKIILLSSPINDSTLHRRLKRTFPFIDLIFKPLAIYAKTRRDRRRFDKDIEVGLIIGRESSGFFGKWLGEYNDGYIEMKDVNFPDAKDKILIPITHNELNKRIGTARYINNFIAKGKFRLE; from the coding sequence ATGAATTATAGAATAGCACTTGTTCACGGTTTTTTTAGAAACTATAAAGATATGGAAGACTTAGAAAACAATTTAATGAATATGGGATATACAGTTGATAATCTAAATTTCCCTTTAACATTTCCTCCTATTGAAATGTCAATAAATATTTTAAAAGAATATTTATTATCATTAAAAGAAAAAGGAATTAATAAACAAAATGAAATTGTTTTAATAGGTTTTGGTTTTGGTGGAGTTTTAATAAAAGAAACTTTGAAATTGGAAGAAGTAAAAGGAATAGTTGATAAAATTATCTTACTTTCATCTCCAATAAATGATTCTACACTACATAGAAGATTGAAAAGGACTTTTCCTTTTATAGATTTAATTTTTAAACCACTAGCAATTTATGCTAAAACTAGGAGAGATAGAAGAAGATTTGATAAAGATATAGAAGTAGGGCTAATAATAGGTAGAGAAAGCTCTGGATTTTTTGGAAAATGGTTAGGGGAATATAATGATGGTTATATTGAAATGAAAGATGTCAATTTTCCAGATGCTAAGGACAAGATTTTAATTCCTATCACTCATAATGAGTTAAATAAAAGAATAGGAACAGCTAGATACATAAATAATTTTATTGCTAAGGGGAAATTTAGGTTAGAGTAA
- a CDS encoding Dps family protein, with the protein MKNKENLDRYLSNLAVLVTKTHNLHWNVVGARFKAIHEYTDSLYNYYFERFDEVAEEYKMKRQYPLAKLSDYLKHATVKEIEPKDFTIPEVIASIKEDMELMLADAKKVREVALAEDDFTISNLMEDHVAYYIKQLWFLEAMSK; encoded by the coding sequence ATGAAAAACAAAGAAAATTTAGACAGGTATTTATCAAACTTGGCTGTGTTAGTTACAAAAACACATAATCTACATTGGAATGTAGTTGGGGCAAGATTTAAAGCTATACACGAATATACAGATTCGCTATATAATTATTATTTTGAAAGATTTGATGAAGTTGCTGAAGAATATAAAATGAAAAGACAATATCCTTTAGCAAAATTATCTGATTATTTGAAACATGCAACTGTTAAAGAAATAGAACCAAAAGATTTTACAATTCCAGAAGTAATAGCTAGTATAAAAGAAGATATGGAATTAATGTTAGCTGATGCTAAAAAAGTAAGAGAAGTAGCACTTGCTGAAGATGATTTTACTATATCTAACTTAATGGAAGACCATGTTGCTTATTATATAAAACAACTTTGGTTTCTTGAAGCAATGTCTAAGTAA
- the ftsY gene encoding signal recognition particle-docking protein FtsY produces MSLFDKLFGKKDNIEKKEQADKEKESIEKNESKISEVGVKEENQKVNISQRLTKSKEGFFSKLKNIFTSKSKVDDSIYEELEDLLLQSDVGLTMTTNLINQLEKEVKSNKIDNTEEVYEVLKRLMSEFLLSQDTKIYLKDNKINVILIVGVNGVGKTTTIGKLALKYKKLGKKVLLGAGDTFRAAAVEQLEEWAKRADVDIVKGREGADPASVVYDTLSKAEAIKADVVIVDTAGRLHNKANLMRELEKINNIIKKKIGEQEYESLLVIDGTTGQNGLNQAKEFNSVTDLTGFIVTKLDGTAKGGIVFSVSEELKKPIKFIGLGEKIEDLIEFNAKDFVEAIFN; encoded by the coding sequence ATGAGTTTATTTGATAAACTTTTTGGAAAAAAGGATAATATAGAAAAAAAAGAACAAGCTGATAAAGAAAAAGAAAGCATTGAAAAAAATGAGAGTAAAATTAGTGAAGTAGGGGTAAAAGAAGAAAATCAAAAAGTTAATATTTCTCAAAGACTCACTAAAAGCAAAGAAGGATTTTTTTCAAAATTGAAAAATATATTCACCTCTAAAAGTAAAGTTGATGATTCTATTTATGAAGAATTAGAAGATTTATTACTACAATCTGATGTTGGACTTACTATGACAACAAATTTAATTAATCAATTAGAAAAAGAAGTTAAATCTAATAAGATTGATAATACAGAAGAAGTTTATGAAGTTTTAAAAAGGTTGATGTCAGAATTTTTATTATCACAAGATACTAAAATTTATTTAAAAGACAATAAAATTAATGTAATTCTAATTGTTGGTGTAAATGGAGTTGGAAAGACTACAACTATTGGTAAACTTGCATTAAAATATAAAAAACTTGGTAAAAAAGTTCTTTTAGGTGCTGGGGATACATTTAGAGCAGCAGCAGTTGAACAACTTGAAGAATGGGCAAAAAGAGCTGATGTTGATATTGTAAAAGGAAGAGAAGGAGCTGATCCAGCTTCTGTTGTGTATGATACTCTAAGTAAAGCAGAGGCAATAAAGGCTGATGTTGTAATAGTTGACACAGCTGGAAGATTACATAACAAAGCAAATCTTATGAGAGAACTTGAAAAAATCAATAATATTATTAAGAAAAAAATTGGAGAACAAGAATATGAATCTCTACTTGTAATTGATGGAACAACAGGACAAAATGGATTAAATCAAGCAAAGGAATTTAATTCAGTTACTGACTTAACAGGTTTTATAGTAACAAAACTTGATGGAACAGCAAAAGGTGGAATAGTTTTTTCTGTTTCAGAAGAACTTAAAAAACCAATTAAATTTATAGGTTTAGGGGAAAAAATTGAAGATTTAATTGAATTTAATGCAAAAGATTTTGTTGAAGCTATATTTAATTAA
- the trmFO gene encoding methylenetetrahydrofolate--tRNA-(uracil(54)-C(5))-methyltransferase (FADH(2)-oxidizing) TrmFO produces the protein MEKEVIIVGAGLAGSEAAYQLAKRGIKVKLYEMKAKKKTPAHSKDYYSELVCSNSLGSDSLENASGLMKEELRILGSLLIDVADRNRVPAGQALAVDRDGFSEEVTKILKNTKNIEIIEEEFIEIPSDKIVIIASGPLTSDKLFEKISEITGEESLYFYDAAAPIVTFESIDMNKAYFQSRYGKGDGEYINCPMNKEEYHNFYNELIKAERAELKNFEKEKLFDACMPIEKIAMSGEKTMTFGPLKPKGLINPRTEKMDYAVVQLRQDDKEGKLYNIVGFQTNLKFGEQKRVFSMIPGLENAEFIRYGVMHRNTFINSTKLLDKTLRLKNKDNIYFAGQITGGEGYVTAIATGMYVAINVANRLENKEEFILEDISEIGAIVNYITEEKKKFQPMGANFGIIRSLDENIRDKKEKYRKLSERAIEYLKKSIKGV, from the coding sequence ATGGAAAAAGAAGTTATAATTGTGGGAGCTGGACTTGCAGGTTCAGAAGCAGCCTATCAATTGGCTAAAAGAGGAATAAAAGTGAAGCTATATGAAATGAAAGCTAAAAAGAAAACTCCTGCCCACTCAAAAGATTATTACTCAGAGTTAGTGTGCAGTAATTCTTTGGGGAGTGATAGTTTAGAAAATGCCTCTGGACTTATGAAAGAAGAATTAAGAATTTTAGGTTCATTATTAATAGATGTTGCTGATAGAAATAGAGTTCCAGCAGGACAAGCACTTGCAGTTGATAGAGATGGCTTTTCAGAAGAAGTTACTAAAATTTTAAAAAATACTAAAAATATTGAAATAATTGAAGAAGAATTTATAGAAATTCCTAGTGATAAAATTGTAATTATTGCTAGTGGCCCTTTAACTTCTGATAAACTTTTTGAAAAAATAAGTGAAATTACAGGAGAAGAAAGTTTATATTTTTATGATGCCGCTGCACCTATTGTAACTTTTGAAAGTATAGATATGAATAAAGCATATTTTCAATCAAGATATGGAAAAGGTGATGGAGAATATATAAACTGTCCTATGAATAAAGAAGAATATCATAATTTCTACAATGAACTTATAAAAGCTGAGAGAGCAGAACTTAAAAATTTTGAAAAAGAAAAATTATTTGATGCCTGTATGCCTATTGAAAAAATTGCAATGAGTGGAGAAAAAACAATGACTTTTGGACCTTTAAAGCCAAAGGGGCTTATCAATCCAAGAACTGAAAAAATGGATTATGCTGTTGTTCAATTAAGACAAGATGATAAAGAGGGGAAATTATATAATATAGTAGGTTTTCAAACTAATTTAAAATTTGGAGAACAAAAGAGGGTTTTTTCTATGATACCAGGTTTAGAAAATGCTGAATTTATAAGATATGGGGTAATGCATAGAAATACTTTTATCAATTCAACAAAACTTTTAGATAAAACTTTGAGATTAAAAAATAAAGATAATATTTATTTTGCAGGACAAATAACAGGTGGAGAAGGTTATGTTACTGCAATAGCTACTGGAATGTATGTTGCAATAAATGTAGCTAATAGATTGGAAAATAAAGAGGAATTTATTTTAGAAGATATTTCAGAAATTGGTGCAATAGTAAATTATATAACTGAGGAAAAGAAAAAATTTCAACCTATGGGAGCAAATTTTGGAATAATAAGAAGTTTAGATGAAAATATAAGAGATAAAAAAGAGAAATACAGGAAATTATCAGAAAGAGCTATTGAATATTTAAAAAAATCAATAAAAGGTGTATAA
- a CDS encoding outer membrane beta-barrel protein gives MKKILLGLLVLSSAVSFANQGINVYGKFGVDVVSRFNKISEEGETFIKSRGKVAPAIFLEATKNVTPDFEAGLGVGYIWRGKENFEFEDSDDKVTGKFPRYDSIPLYLTGKYNFNLDSEVKPYVKADLGYSFNRAKKSTGTDLDKMTNTVEDFSEKIKFKNGLYASVGVGLEYRNFVTELAYVHTTAKIKWDDEDGSDTERYNNNALRLTVGYKFNF, from the coding sequence ATGAAAAAAATTTTATTAGGTTTATTAGTTCTTTCTTCAGCTGTATCTTTTGCTAATCAAGGAATTAATGTTTATGGAAAATTTGGGGTAGATGTTGTTTCAAGATTCAATAAAATCAGTGAAGAAGGAGAAACATTCATAAAAAGTAGAGGAAAGGTGGCTCCAGCAATATTTTTAGAAGCAACTAAAAATGTAACACCTGATTTTGAAGCTGGACTTGGAGTAGGTTATATTTGGCGTGGAAAAGAAAATTTTGAATTTGAAGATAGTGATGATAAGGTTACTGGAAAATTCCCTAGATATGATTCAATTCCTTTATATTTAACTGGAAAATATAATTTTAATTTAGATTCTGAAGTTAAACCTTATGTAAAAGCTGATTTAGGATATTCTTTTAATAGGGCTAAAAAATCTACTGGAACAGATTTAGATAAAATGACTAATACAGTAGAGGATTTTAGTGAAAAAATTAAATTTAAAAATGGTTTATATGCTTCTGTTGGAGTAGGTCTTGAATATAGAAACTTTGTAACAGAACTAGCTTATGTTCATACAACTGCAAAAATTAAATGGGATGATGAAGATGGTTCTGATACTGAAAGATATAACAATAATGCTTTAAGATTAACAGTTGGATACAAATTTAATTTCTAG
- a CDS encoding tyrosine-type recombinase/integrase: MDERIYIEKAIKNFIYYLEFEENKKYNTVISIKKDLNQFLEYLNKKNITTLDKLDELIIREYLTELKFFDLSNSTYNRRLSSIKKFYKYLINNNLKEKGKEILIEGIKNNGKKIEYLNSDEITLLRETMKEESFNILRDRLMFELLYSSGMTVAELLSLGELNFNLEKREIYLLKNKTSKVLYFSQTCKEIYLKFLIAKKEKFKEEDSSNIIFVNNSNVRLTDRSVRRLINKYSEKANLQKEISPYTLRHSFCIYMLKNGMSKEYLAKLLDLKSIGLLDIYDDLCKKEIL, translated from the coding sequence ATGGATGAGAGAATATATATTGAAAAGGCTATAAAAAATTTCATATATTATTTAGAGTTTGAAGAAAATAAAAAATATAATACTGTTATCTCTATAAAAAAAGACTTAAATCAATTTTTAGAGTATCTTAATAAGAAAAATATTACCACTCTTGATAAATTGGATGAATTAATAATTAGAGAATATCTAACTGAACTAAAATTTTTTGATTTATCAAACTCTACATACAATAGAAGACTTTCATCTATTAAAAAATTCTATAAATACCTTATAAATAATAATTTAAAAGAAAAAGGAAAAGAAATTTTAATAGAGGGTATAAAAAATAATGGAAAAAAAATTGAATATCTAAATTCTGATGAAATCACTCTTTTAAGAGAAACAATGAAAGAAGAAAGTTTTAATATACTTAGGGATAGACTTATGTTTGAGCTTCTATATTCAAGTGGAATGACTGTGGCAGAATTACTTTCGTTGGGAGAATTAAATTTTAATTTGGAAAAAAGAGAAATTTATCTGTTAAAAAATAAAACTTCAAAAGTTTTGTATTTTAGCCAAACTTGTAAAGAAATATATTTAAAATTTCTTATTGCTAAAAAAGAAAAGTTTAAGGAAGAAGATAGTTCAAATATTATCTTTGTGAATAATTCTAATGTAAGGCTAACAGACCGTTCTGTCAGAAGATTGATAAATAAATACTCAGAAAAAGCTAATTTACAGAAAGAGATTAGCCCATATACTCTTAGACATTCTTTTTGTATATATATGTTAAAGAATGGTATGTCTAAGGAATATTTAGCAAAACTATTAGATTTAAAAAGTATTGGACTATTGGACATATATGATGATTTATGTAAAAAGGAGATTTTATGA
- a CDS encoding glutaredoxin domain-containing protein, producing MLKMYGSMLCPDCVEAREYFERINYKYDFVDITESMINLKEFLHLRDTRKEFNEVKSLKYVGIPAILTDDNRIIIGDDVFKIK from the coding sequence ATGTTAAAAATGTATGGTTCTATGCTTTGTCCTGATTGTGTTGAAGCAAGGGAATATTTTGAAAGAATTAACTACAAGTATGATTTTGTAGATATTACAGAAAGTATGATAAATCTAAAAGAATTTTTACATCTTAGAGATACTAGAAAAGAGTTTAATGAAGTGAAATCTCTTAAATATGTTGGAATACCAGCCATTTTAACTGATGACAATAGGATTATTATTGGTGATGATGTTTTTAAGATTAAATAA
- a CDS encoding toxin-antitoxin system YwqK family antitoxin: protein MNNQYNKDGKKEGLWVKIYDNGVVQEERNYINGVREGVYKSYYMNGEIEIIKNYKNGNLHGKYQTFYSDGKLNSEYNLVDGRKVGEYKEFYPNGILKRETIYVNDGTTSKNIKYFPNGKIKLEVNFVDGHMEGPYKEYHSNEKLFKECSYNKKGKLEGKYKEYDVEGNLLKEATYENGVEI, encoded by the coding sequence ATGAATAACCAATATAACAAAGATGGAAAAAAAGAGGGGTTATGGGTAAAGATTTACGATAATGGTGTGGTACAAGAAGAAAGAAATTATATTAATGGTGTGAGAGAGGGAGTTTATAAATCTTACTATATGAATGGAGAAATAGAAATTATAAAAAACTATAAAAATGGTAATCTTCATGGAAAATATCAAACATTTTATAGTGATGGAAAATTAAATTCTGAATATAATCTTGTTGATGGAAGAAAAGTTGGAGAATACAAAGAATTTTATCCTAATGGAATTTTAAAAAGAGAAACAATATATGTAAATGATGGAACAACTTCTAAAAATATAAAATATTTCCCTAATGGAAAAATTAAACTTGAAGTTAATTTTGTAGATGGACACATGGAAGGACCTTATAAAGAATATCACTCAAATGAAAAATTATTTAAAGAATGTTCTTATAATAAAAAAGGTAAATTAGAAGGTAAATACAAAGAATATGATGTTGAAGGAAATCTTTTAAAAGAAGCAACTTATGAAAATGGAGTTGAGATATAA
- a CDS encoding ABC transporter ATP-binding protein, whose product MLKKFISYYKPHKKMFFLDLLAAFFISVCDLFYPVLTRTILYDFIPNKKLKVIFLFLVILFFIYIIKMLLNYFVGFYGHVVGVKIQADMRRDLFKHIQNMPISYFDKNQTGDIMSRIINDLVDISELAHHGPEDLFISGVLVIGSFIYLANLNVILTCIVFFFVPILALLTILLRNRMMRAFAETRTTVGAINANLSNSISGIRVSKSFNNSKYEFNKFELGNIKYIIARKAAYLWLAVFQGGIYYIIDMLYLVMLLSGSVFTYYDKITVIDFVTYMLFVNMLITPIKRLINSVEQFQNGMSGFRRFFEIINVPEEEEGKLEVGKLKGDIVFDSVTFRYVENENVFENFSLKIKSGTNVALVGESGVGKSTICHLIPRFYEILGGKITIDDIDIREMSLSSLRKNIGIVSQDVFLFTGTIKENIAYGKLDATDEEIYRAAKYANIHDYVMTLEKGYDTQVGERGIRLSGGQKQRISIARVFLANPPILILDEATSALDSITERNIQKSLDELSEGRTTLVVAHRLTTIRKADVIIVITKDGIAEMGNHEELMNLKGIYYKLNQA is encoded by the coding sequence ATGCTAAAAAAATTCATTTCATACTATAAACCACATAAAAAAATGTTTTTTTTAGATTTGTTAGCTGCATTTTTTATTTCAGTTTGTGATTTATTTTATCCAGTACTTACTCGTACAATTTTATATGACTTTATTCCAAATAAAAAATTAAAAGTAATATTTTTATTTTTAGTTATTCTATTTTTTATCTATATAATAAAAATGTTGCTCAATTATTTTGTTGGTTTTTATGGTCATGTTGTTGGTGTTAAAATACAAGCTGATATGAGGAGAGATTTATTTAAACATATTCAAAATATGCCTATATCTTATTTTGATAAAAATCAAACTGGGGATATTATGTCAAGAATAATAAATGACTTAGTTGATATCTCAGAGCTTGCCCACCATGGTCCAGAAGATCTATTTATTTCAGGAGTTTTAGTTATAGGTTCTTTTATATATTTAGCAAACTTAAATGTTATATTAACTTGTATAGTTTTCTTTTTTGTACCAATTTTAGCCTTACTTACAATTTTGTTGAGAAATAGAATGATGAGAGCTTTTGCTGAAACAAGAACTACTGTTGGAGCTATAAATGCAAATTTATCTAATTCTATATCTGGTATTCGTGTATCAAAATCTTTTAATAATAGTAAATATGAATTTAATAAATTTGAATTAGGTAATATTAAATATATTATTGCCCGTAAAGCTGCTTACTTATGGTTGGCAGTATTTCAAGGTGGAATTTATTATATTATAGATATGTTATATCTTGTTATGCTATTAAGTGGAAGTGTATTCACTTATTATGATAAAATAACTGTAATTGATTTTGTGACATATATGTTATTTGTTAATATGCTTATTACTCCTATAAAAAGATTGATAAATTCTGTGGAACAATTTCAAAATGGAATGAGTGGCTTTAGAAGATTTTTTGAGATAATAAATGTTCCTGAGGAAGAAGAAGGTAAACTTGAAGTAGGTAAATTAAAAGGAGATATAGTTTTTGATAGTGTAACTTTTAGATATGTGGAAAATGAAAATGTTTTTGAAAATTTTTCTTTAAAAATAAAATCTGGAACAAATGTAGCATTAGTTGGAGAATCTGGTGTTGGAAAGAGCACAATTTGCCATTTAATACCTCGGTTCTATGAAATTTTAGGTGGAAAAATTACAATAGATGATATTGATATAAGAGAAATGTCCCTTTCTTCTCTTAGAAAAAATATTGGTATTGTTAGTCAAGATGTATTTTTATTTACAGGTACAATAAAAGAAAATATTGCTTATGGAAAATTAGATGCTACTGATGAAGAAATTTATAGAGCTGCAAAATATGCAAATATCCATGATTATGTAATGACTTTGGAAAAAGGTTATGATACACAGGTTGGAGAAAGAGGTATCCGTTTATCAGGAGGACAAAAACAAAGAATTTCTATTGCTAGAGTATTTTTAGCTAATCCACCTATTTTAATTTTAGATGAGGCTACAAGTGCATTAGATAGTATAACAGAAAGAAATATACAAAAATCTCTTGATGAACTTAGTGAAGGAAGAACTACTTTGGTTGTTGCACATAGATTGACAACTATAAGAAAAGCTGATGTCATAATAGTAATTACAAAAGATGGTATAGCTGAAATGGGTAATCATGAAGAATTGATGAATCTGAAAGGTATTTATTATAAATTGAATCAAGCATAA